The Streptococcus iniae genome contains the following window.
TCCATTATTTGCAATAGCAACAACATAACGTAATTGTTGAATATTCATCCTAATTTCCCTTATATTAATAAGCACTATTATACCACAAAGTCCAGTGATAAAAAATTATTGTTCTTGATTAAGATAGCTAAAAAAACAAATAAAAGAGCTATCTGACTAACAGATAACTCTTTCTAAATTGTTAGATAAGCCTTATTTAGCAACTGGGTAAACAGAAACTTGTTTTTTGTCGCGACCTTTACGTTCAAAGCGTACAACGCCTTCAACTTTAGCAAACAATGTATCATCTCCACCACGTCCTACATTTTCACCAGCATGGATATGAGTTCCACGTTGACGGTAAAGAATTGATCCACCTGATACAGTTTGACCATCAGCAGCTTTAGCGCCTAAACGTTTAGCTTGTGAGTCACGTCCGTTTGATGTTGAACCTCCACCTTTTTTGTGGGCGAAAAGTTGCAAGTTAGCAAGATTCATTTTTAACATAATGTTGTTTCCTCTCTTAAAATAATTTTAGATGACTTTTGTACTAACAAATTCCGAAGAATCTTCAGACAATTTAGTCATTCCTAGAAGAAATGATTCAAACAACAGTTGAACATTCTCCTTATTGTCATGTGGGATAGACACTTTCATGTACCCACCTTCAACTTGATCTACCTTTATAGAAGCCTGTGTCTTTGTTAATAGCTCTAGTGAATTAATAAAATTAATAGCAAGAGTACTAACAGCTGCACAAACAATATCAAAGCCATATTCACCACTACCAGCATGACCTGTCAGTTCTGCACTGAGCAAAGCCCCATCCTTGTGTCGTGTAAAAATTGCTTTAATCATCTAGAAATTAAGCGTTGATTGCGTTGATGACAACTTTAGTGTAAGGTTGACGATGACCTTGTTTACGGTGGCTACCTTTTTTAGGTTTGTATTTGAAAGTAACAACTTTCTTTTGTTTTCCTTGTTTTTCAACAGTTCCAACTACAGTAGCTCCTTCAACAACTGGAGTACCAACTACAGTTTTGTCACCACCTACAAGAACAACTTCGTTAAATGTTACTTCTGCTCCAGCTTCAACGTCGATTTTTTCAACGTAGATTGCTTGACCTACTTCAACTTTAACTTGTTTTCCACCAGTTTTGATGATTGCGTATGTGCTCATGATGCACCTCCTATTATTTTTTTCTGAGGTTTCCCTCTGTGAAGACTCGCCTGGGAATCGTGAGATTACTCTACTTAAAACGATTTTCGCGCGGTTGCACAGGATGTGCATTTAGTCAACATTACAAGTCTACCACTATCTGATCTATTTTGCAAGAGATTTAAGTGAAATAGATCAATTTTTGTCAAAGAGAAGCCTTGTTTTCTTCCTAAGAAAGTTCTAAAATGAAGTTAGCCATCTGAGGGTATGAAAAAACATCTCAAAGAGATATACTTGTAGTTCACCACAAACACAAGATAGGACACTTTGAGATGCATGAACATTATACACCAAAAGGAAAACATTTGACAATAGCTGAGCGTTACTTCATCGAGAAATGGAAGTCAGAAGGAAAGTCCAATAGAGCCATCGCTAACTTGCTAGGTAAAGCGCCTCAAACCATTCATAATGAGGTTAAACGAGGACTTGTTAGACAACAAATTCGTAAAGGTAAATTTGAAATGATTTATCAAGCTGACTACGCTCAAGCTAGCTATGAGAATAAACGACGAAATTCTATTCGTTCTATTGGCTTGGATAAAGATACGAAAGAGAGGATTCTGCACTATATGAGGCAGAACTTTTCACCTGAAATGATGGTGAAGTCGAAAGGTATAGCTGTTCCTGTTTCAACCATCTATTATTGGATTCATAACGGACACCTTGGCATCCATTCTGATCACATCTTGTATCCAAGGAAAAGAAAGGGAAAATCAAAGAAGGCTAGCCCTCGTTTCAAACCTGCTGGTCAATCCATTGAGAAAAGACCTGATGCGATTAATCGTAGACTTGAAAATGGGCATTATGAAATTGATACGGTCATTCTAACAAGGGCTAAGAATGAATGTCTACTAACTCTAACAGACCGCCGTAGTCGTCACCAGATTATCAGACTCATTCCGGATAAGTCTGCTCAGTCGGTCAATCATGCCTTAGAAAGTATAGTAAAGACTCACTCTATTCACTCTATTACAGCTGATAACGGAACTGAATTCAACAGACTTTCTCTTGTCTTTCCAAAAGAAGATATCTACTACGCACATCCCTACGCTTCCTGGGAAAGGGGAACGAATGAGAACCACAACAGACTGATCAGAAGATGGTTACCTAAAGGAACAAAGAAAACGACCCAAAGAGAGGTCGCATTCATTGAAAATTGGATAAACAACTATCCTAAGAAAATATTAGACTACAAATCTCCTAAAGAGTTTTTAACCGTTGGCTAACTTGGACTTGAAATTTAGCTTGTTTTCTTTCTAATTATTTTAAAGGACTTCCTCTACTCTTTCTTATTGAAATAGGACTCCAATTATAGTACACTCAGGTTATGTTTTTCAAAAAGAAAAGGAGTTAACTTGTGGTAAGAAATCTTATAATTGACACTGATCCTGGAATTGATGACGCAACTGCTATTACACTAGCTTTAATGAGTCCAAAATTTCAAGTACGCTTAATAAGTACTATCGGTGCAAATGTTACGGTTGATCAGGCAACAACAAATGCTCTAAAATTAGTAGCATTTTTAGAGAAGGATGTTCCTGTTGCGAGAGGTTCAGAAAAACCATTGTTAAAGGAATTGCAAACAGTTCCTGGAATTCATGGTGTTTCAGGTATGGATGGTTACCATTTTCCTGAACCTAAACAAAAAGCATTAGAGATTCACGCTGTTGAGGCAATGAGGCAAACGATTTTAGCCTATCCAAATGATATTACTATTGTTTCAATTGGAGCTATGACTAATCTTGCTCTCTTAATCTCAATGTATCCTGACATCAAAAAAAATATCACTGAAATTGTCATGATGGGTGGCGCTATCCATGGTGGCAATACATCATCACTTGCTGAATTTAATGTTGCAAGTGATCCTCATGCTGCAGCTATTGTTTTTAGTTCTGGAATTCCTTTAACCATGATTGGATTAGATGTAACTGAAAAAGCCTTATTTTACAGAGATGCTGCCATCAAAATGAAAGAAAGTGGTCCAACTGGCCAAATGCTCTATCAGTTATTTGAGCATTATGGTGGACCAAGTTTAGATATGGGCATGACTATTCATGATGCCAGTACGATAGCTTACCTATCACAACCAGATTTATTTACAACTGAAAAACGTTATTTGCGCGTTGTGACTGAAGGATTAGCTGCTGGAGCTATTATTACAAATTCTCACTACGAACCAGTTCCCAAAGAATTGGAAAATGTAACAGTCTGTATGGCTGTAGATCATAAAAAATTTGAAGATTGGATTCTTTCGCAATTTATAAAATGATAATTACCTTAAAAAATGATGGCATTTAGCTTTCATTTTTTTCTCTTTTATTGTATTATTGTCATATCACACAAGGAGGATTTATGAGAGATAAACTAACAACACTAAGGTGGTTTGATATATTAGTTGTGACTATCATTCTTTTCACAGATGGTATTATTAATTCAACTAAACAATATTTGGCCCTTCTCAATCAAACAAGTAACTTAACAGATAATCTTACTTTTTCAAGTGGGCAAAACTATCAAGCCTTCTTACTTCAAAGTTTGCTACTTTTAATGGCAGCTGCTTATCTTTACTTTAGACGTTTTGATTTTTCTGTTTTAACAACTAAAATAAATGTTAAGCCCATAGTGATTCTACAAGCTATCCTAATATTTATCGTGGCTTCTTTCTTAATGGATTTGTCTTATCTTATTTCCTATCAATTGGAAAATGCTATTAGACCAAGTCTATACCATATGTTTTCAAATCTTGATTTTTCACTTGTCCTTTATTCATTTCTTAATGGTTTTTATGAAGAGATTTTTTTCTTAGGAATTTGTTTAAGTGTTAAGCCAGACTATATCAAATGGGCTTTTCTTTATAGTTTGCTTATCAGGACTTCTTTTCACACTTATCAAGGTCTTACGGCAGCATTTAGTATCGGTTTAATTTTGGGAACACTTTTTTATGTCTTGTACCGAAAACTAAAACCCGAAAACCTATTACCTTTCTTCTTAGCCCATGCTATTGCTGATATGATTGGCTTATCAGTCATTTTTTACTTTTGGCAATAATCAAGAAGTTAGATAAAATGTAATAATACAGTAAAGGCATAGAATTAGCTTAGCAAAACGCTGATTCTATGCCTTTTAGAGTATTCAAGTTGTGTTTACCAGTTTAAATTGACATGATCTGTCATTTCTTTATAAGCAATATCGGCTTTTTCTTGTGTCTTAGCATCAATCTTTTTACGGTATTTACCACCTTTAATAAAATCTTCTAAAACCAATGTTCTATAATTGAAAAGTTCATACCCTTTATCATTGTAAATCCCTTTTGATTTTGCTAATACCATGGTTGGGTGTGCTTTTGCTGTTTTAATTCTAGTATGCTTACCTTTTTTCTCGAAGGTAACATCCATCAAAAGCCCTCTCTCAGTCCAAATATCGTCAACAGTCTCAAGGCGTTGATTGGAAATGAAATTTCCCATAGAATAAATGATCAATTTTTTTTGACCATTTTTTGTAATGGTTTCGGATGGTTCTACCACGTGAGGATGGCCACCAAGAATTAAATCCGCTCCCCAATCAACCATTTTGCGGTAAAGAAGCTTTTGGTCTTCTGTTGGTTCCAAGGCGTACTCAGTTCCCATTTGGGGCATGACAATAGTGACATCGGCTAGTTTTTCTGCTTTTTTGATTTCTTTTTTTATTTTTTCAGGGTCTAAATCAGACATATGACTGTCATATTCTGTTTGAGACAAATTGCCTTCCATACCATTATAACCATAAGAATAGCCTAAGATAGCAATTTTAATGCCATTAACCTTTTTAATTAAAAACTCTTCATCGTTTCTATTTTTTTTATAGACACCAATACTGTCAATACCTCTTTTTTTGAAGACTTCTTTCGTATTTAAAGCACCGGCTAAACCAGAATCTAAGATATGATTATGGGCCAAATCAACTACGTCATAGCCCGTTTCCTTAATAGCGTCAGCAATATCAATTGGTGCATTAAAGAGGGGATAACCTGCCAATGGGTATTCTGAACTAATTGTCCCTTCATAATCTCCAATTGCTAAATCTGCTTTACTGATATGCTCTTTAACATATTCAAAATAGGGAGTAAAATCATATTTTCCTGGTGATATCTGAGCACTTTCATAAAGCACATCGTGTATTAAGATGTCACCATTTGCTACTACACGAGCAGTTTTACTGACTTCTAGCTTCTTGGTCTGATTGTTTTTACTTTCACGGCTTTGAAAACCCAAGACATCATAGACAAGAGAAAAAAGTAAAATTGCTGCAATGATGCTTATTATATAATAAATTACTTTTTTAATTCTTTGTGTTTTTTCCAATTGAAAGCCTCCTTTTCTCCATTATAGCATTTTTAGAAAGCCTTTTCCTTAAGAAAAAAGAATTCCTTGGGAGAAATTCTTTTATAATAAATCATCAATTAAATCAGAAACAGCATCATTCGCAACTTCAGGAGTGATTTCTGTTACCATAATACCAGCTACTACTCTTTCTACTAAGCCTTCAATATCAAAACGTTCTTCATATTTTTCAACATTTGATAATTTAGGATTGGTTTTAGGACGATCTGGTGCAAAAATAGTACAACAATCTTCAAAAGGTTGTATGGAAATGTCAAAGGTATCAATCGCTTGAGCTATTTCAATGATTTCTAATTTGTCCATTGTAACTACCGGTCTTATGATGGGTGTTGCAGTTACAGCATTTATAGCTTGCATGCTTTCAAGGGTTTGACTAGCAACCTGACCTAAACTTTCTCCATTAATAATAACTAAGGCATTACGTTTTTCGCGAAGAGAATCCGTAATACGCATCATAAAACGACGTGTTAATGTCATAAGGTAAGCTTCAGGCGCTTTATTCTTGATTTCTTCTTGAATTTCAGTAAATGGAACTTCAATAAATTGGATATTGCCACCAAATCTTGTTAAGCGACGTGTTAAATCTTGCGCTTTTTTTAAGGCACCTGGACTTGTATACGGTGGGCTTGCAAAATGAACAGCCTCTATATCAACACCACGCTTAAGGGCTAAATAACCTGCTACTGGAGAATCAATGCCACCAGATAACATGAGCATTCCCTTCCCAGAAGTCCCAACTGGTAATCCACCAGCTCCTTTAATCTCTTCATGCGAAATATAAGCTGCTTCGTCTCGAATTTCAACTTTTAGATTAACATCAGGATTTTTCATTTGAGCTTTTATCTCTGGTAAAACTGTAAAAACAGCACCACCTAAAGTCTGATTAAGTTCACGACTATCTAACTCAAAGTGATGGTCACTGCGTTTACTTGAAATCTTAAAAGTCATTCCGTCATGATAAAGGCTTGTCATAATCTCTTGAACAGCAGAAATAAGAGTTGGCATATTTTTCTCAACCTTATACACTGGAGCTAAAGCCTGAATCCCAAAAACTAATTTAAGTGAAGCAATAACAGCTTGTGGATCTGTACCGTTTAAAAAGACATGTGTTCTATCTCTATCTGAGTGAACCGTGATATTTGGGTAAACGGAAAGAATATCTTGAATATTGCCTTTTAATTTATTAATAAAACGCATGCGATTTTTGCCTTTGGTTGAAAGTTCGCCGTGACGAACCATAATTTCTGAATAATTCATGTTATCTGACTTTCTGTGTTTTTTGATAAATCTGTTTAAATAAGGTTAGGAACTGTTCAACTTGACTCATGTCATTATCATCATCCATACTAATTCGAACTGCTGTTTCAGCTTGTTGTGTAGGTATTCCCATTGAAATCAAAGTTCCTGCAGGTTTTCCTGCTTTAGAAGAACAAGCACTGGTTGTTGAGATATAGACCGAATGATTCTCAAATGCATGAACGATAACTTCACCACGAACGCCTTTTATTCCAAAAGTTAATATATTGGGAACAAAATTATCCATTTCTGAAAATAAAGTAACATCAGCATAATCACTAAGAGCTTTATAAAGAACTTCTTTCATCGCTTTTAATTTTTTTAATGATTGTTCTTCTTTTTCAAGGCTAATTCTTAATGCTTTAGCCATACTAGCAATTGCAGCAACATTTTCTGTTGTTGACCTAAGATCATCTTCTTGACCACCTCCATGCAATAATGGCGTCAAGCGTTTTCCTTTTTTCTTATAAAGGAAGCCAACACCTCTTACAGCGTGAAACTTATGCCCTGAAAAAGAGGCAAAATCCACCCGCTCAGTTAAATAGCTATTAAGGGGTATCTTCCCAATAGCTTGAACAGCATCAACATGGAAAGAAATTGTAGGTTTATCCATTAGTAAATTTGAAATCCCTTGAATATCTTGAATTGATCCAATTTCATTATTCACTGCCATAACAGACACCAAAATTGTATCCTGACGAATCAAATTTTCAAGTTGCTTCAAATCAACAAAACCAGCTTTGGTTACAGGTGCAAAGAATACTTCAAATCCCATTGTTTCTAGCCATTTGGCACTTTCTTTTATTGCCGGATGTTCAATATCAGAAACAATAATATGCTTTCCAAAAGAGGCTTTTTCAAAAGCAATACCTTTTAATGCCCAATTATCACTTTCTGTTCCGCCAGATGTAAATAAAACTTCTTGCGGTAAACACCCTAGAAGATCCGCTATTTGCTTACGGGAAGCTTGTAAAATTCTTGTCGCATTACTTCCCAACTCATGTAAACTAGAGGGGTTCCCAAAAATTTTTTGAGAAACCTCTTGAAAAGTTCTTAGAGCTTCTGGATAGGGAAGTGTTGTTGCTGAATTATCAAAATAAATCATGTGTCACCTTATCTTTTTTCAATCATTCTATTTTAACATAAAATTGTCAAAAGAAAAAATAGCTGTGACTTTTCAGTTACTCCGTCACTTTGAAGTAAATAATTGACTTAGATTTCCATCAAGCTTATACTATTTAAGTAAACTTTTAAAGTTTTTTAAAGGTTAAATAGCTATAATAGAATGAAACAAAGACAGAAAGAGGACTGAGATGACAAGTCACTATTCACGAAAAAATAAAAGACCATCAAAATCTGAAATTCCTACTAAACACATCAAGGCAGGTCTTACAACACTTCAAAAAACCATCGCATTGGTTGGTAGTATTTTAAGTATCATTGTAGCAACAATAACAATTACACGCGCCTTACATCCTGAAAGAGAGGATAAAAAGGAATCAAATACCGGTCAGCCAACCTCAACCATTGTAAAAATTATTGAAAAAGAAAGTTCTAGTCAACAAAAAAATGACAGTCAAACAGAACTTCCAAGTAACACAGGTCAATCGTCATCTTCTTTACCATCTGAAACGCCTGCTACGCAATCAAGCCCTACAACTTCTTCAACACCAGAAGTTCCACTTAATCCTGAGGAGGCAGGTACTTCAAGCTCATCAAATCAATCACATTAAAAATCTACATGCAGTTAGTCATGCATGTAGATTTTTTTAACGCATGGTGACAAATTCTTCAGCACCAGTTGGATGGATAGCAACGGTTTGGTCAAAATCAGCCTTTGTTGCTCCCATTTTGATAGCTACTGCGAAGCCTTGAATCATTTCATCGACGCCATAACCAATACCATGGAGACCAATAACTCTTTCATCTGCTCCTTTTGTAATTAACTTCATCTGACATGCCTGTCGATGCTTAGTAACAGCCGTATACATAGAAGTGAAACTTGAGCGATATACCTTGATATTTTCCTGACCAAATTCAGCAATAGCCGCTTCTTCACTCAAACCAACCGATCCAATAGCTGGATGACTAAAAATGACTGTTGCTACATTTTGATAATCTAAGGCGTCATATGTCTTCCCATTGAAAAGTCGTTCTGATAATTTACGCCCTGCAGCAACAGCAACAGGCGTCAAAGCAAGTTTACCATTAATATCACCAACAGCATATATTCCAGGGATTGAGGTGTTTTCATAACTATCTGTCTCAATGTAACCATTTTTTGTTAGTGTGATACCTAGTTTTTCTAAGCCGAAATTTTCTGTATTGGCTTTCCGTCCAATTGCCCAAATCAATTGATCGACTTCTAGGATTTCCCCATTTGCTAAGGTCACAAGAAGTGATTTATCAGCAGCCTCTTCCACCTTTGATACTTGACTGTAGGTATGAAGCATTGGACCAGATGTTGACATTTCAGATAGTAGACTAGCAATAATATCCTTGTCAAAAGTTCTCAACGGACGGTCATGTCTGACTAGTAAATGCGTTTGTGAACCAAGTGAATGAAGAACACCAGCTATTTCAACTGCAATGTAGCCAGCACCAACAACTGCTGTTCTTTTAGGAAGTTGATCTAATGCAAAGAAGCCATCTGAAGTGATTCCTAACTCAGCACCAGGAATATCTGGAATAATTGGTCTACCGCCTGTTGCTATTAAAATATGAGGTGCCCTATAAAGATTACCTGAAACTTCTACCGTGTTTTTATCCTCAAAACGAGCATAACCAACAAGAAGTTCTACCCCATTTTTTACAAAACCATTTCTATAGGACTGATGAATACGATCGATATAAGCTTCTCTATTTGCTTTTAGTCTAGAAAAATCAAATGTAAGCTGGTCACTTGTAAATCCATAATCAGCAGCATATTTGGTTAGGCTATCTGCAACCTGCGCACCATACCACATAACCTTTTTAGGCACACAACCTAAATTGACGCATGTTCCTCCAATAGACTTAGCTTCAATTAATAATACTTTTGCGCCATGAATTGCAGCACGATTAGCTGATGCGATCCCAGCACTACCTGCTCCAATAACAATATAATCATAATTTTTTACAGTCAAAACTGTCCACCTTTCTGTCGCCCTTAATCAACTTTCACTAGAAAAACTTGAAAGTGAACTTTCAAGTTTTGTGACTTATTGTAAACTGCTTGCAACCTTTGCTTTAATAAAGTCAGCAGAAGCTTGCAATTGTTTTTCCTCATCATCCGTCAACTGTAATTGTACTTGCTCTATAATACCGACTCTTCCAACAACTGCTGGGTAAGATAAATAAGTATCGAGTGGCTCGTAGTAATTAGACACAGGTAATTCTTCATGGCTATCCGAAATCACCGCTAGAGCTAAGCGAATAGCTGCACTTGCAATCCCATAATTGGTATATTTTTTGCCAAAGAAAACACGGTGTCCACCAATAATAGCCTCCTGACCAAGTTGAGCCAAATCATCGGCTGATGCTATTTCACTTATCCTATTCCCTTTAACCCTTACTTGACTCCATGCAGTAAATTGAGAATTTCCATGCTCACCTAGATTGTAGCCAAAAACACTTCTTGGATCAACTGAAAACTGTCGACCTACTGCCCGTTTCATTCTTGCAGTATCTAATAAAGTACCTGTTCCAATAACTTTTTGCTTAGGTAAGCCTGTATAGGATTGAAAAAGGCTTGTAATCACATCAACTGGATTTGATATGACAATAATTACCCCAGAAAAGCCAACAGCATTTAGCTGTTCAGAAACATCTTTGACCTCAATTGCATTCCCCAATAACTCTGCAAAACGATCAGCATCCGGATTATCTTGAAGTTTAATATCACCTAAGGCTGAAATAACAATTTCAGCATCTGCTAAAGCACGATAATCATTAACAACAATGTTGGCATGATGATTTAAATTAGCTAATGCATCCTGAAAATCAAGGGCATCTGCCTCAACTTTTACTGATTTTTTATCTATAAAGACATAATCATCAAAAGCACCTTGAGCAATGAGACCATGGGCAATAGCAGCCCCTACATTTCCCATACCTATAATTCCAATTTTTCGACTCATCTCTCTCCCCTTGCTAATTCTAAAGAAGTTATTTAACTAAATCATTTAAGGGACCAAAAACAATACGTTCAATGTCTGAAACATAAACAGACAGTTTTTGTTGCGCATCAAAATAAGCCTTAATAACAAGGTTTCCTTCAATTTTTTGACCTAATTCTTGAATAGCAGTTTGCTCTTCTTGTGATGGCATTTGGCCGGTTTGCATCAGCGTTTGAAGTTTTTCTTGCATGGCTACAAATTCATCAAAAAGCATTTTTGCTTCTGAGTCCTCATTGATTGCCATTTTAGCATCTTGAACTGTTTTATATTCTGGTAGCGCACGAATGGCTCTTTCTAATTTGTTAGCATAATCATAAATTTCTTGTGACATATGGTTCTCCTTTAAGTTTGTGCCTTTATCTTATCAAAAAAAATGCTATCTGTCTTTTAATAACTACGAATATAGTCACGGTAACTTTCAAGTGATGTTCGCAAGTCAACCATATTATCAGATGGAAACTTGTCTAATATTTCACTTAAAATGACAGTAGCAATGACATTTTCCATCACTACTCCTGCAGCTGGCAATGCCGTAGGATCAGACCGTTCAACGGTCGCTCTTTTAGCTTGGTGTGTTTCGATATCAACAGACATCAATGGTTTATATAAAGTTGGAATTGGTTTCATAACAGCTCTAATTACCAAAGGTTGACCATTTGTCACTCCTCCCTCAAAACCACCAAGATTATTTGAAGCTCTACTATAGCCAGACACTTGATCCCAAATAATGTCATCCATGACTTCAGATCCTTTCTTACTAGCCATATCAAATCCCATCCCAAATTCAACACCCTTAAAGGCATTAATAGACACAACTGCTTGGGCAATTTTACCATCCAATTTTTTATCCCAATGAACAAAGGACCCTAACCCTGCTGGCAGACCTGATACAATGGTTTCAAGTTTGCCACCAATAGTATCACCTTCTTTTTTGATGCTATCAATATAAGCTTTGATTTGTGCCTCTTGTTTGGGATTAGCAATTGACAAGTCCGACTTAAATGCCGTCTTTTGAACGTCAGCTAAACTTGCTTGCTCACAAATCTCAATCCTAATGCCTCCAAAGACAAGGACATGGTTCAGAAAATAAATATCCAAATCAGCCAATACCTTTTTAGCAAGAGCTCCAATAGCAACACGCATTGCTGTCTCTCTTGCAGATGAACGCTCCAAAGAATTGCGTAAATCATCATATCGGTATTTCATTCCTCCCACTAAGTCAGCATGACCTGGCCTAGGTTGAGTAACCCTTCTCTTGCTCTTAACCTTATCAGTAACCGTCCCGACAGCCATAATATCCAACCATTTCTGATGGTCTTTATTGATAATGGTTAATGTAATTGGAGTACCCGTCGTTTTTCCATGTCTGACACCCGATGACAAAATGACTTTATCGTTTTCAATTGACATTCTAGCCCCACGACCATAG
Protein-coding sequences here:
- a CDS encoding IS30 family transposase, with protein sequence MHEHYTPKGKHLTIAERYFIEKWKSEGKSNRAIANLLGKAPQTIHNEVKRGLVRQQIRKGKFEMIYQADYAQASYENKRRNSIRSIGLDKDTKERILHYMRQNFSPEMMVKSKGIAVPVSTIYYWIHNGHLGIHSDHILYPRKRKGKSKKASPRFKPAGQSIEKRPDAINRRLENGHYEIDTVILTRAKNECLLTLTDRRSRHQIIRLIPDKSAQSVNHALESIVKTHSIHSITADNGTEFNRLSLVFPKEDIYYAHPYASWERGTNENHNRLIRRWLPKGTKKTTQREVAFIENWINNYPKKILDYKSPKEFLTVG
- a CDS encoding CapA family protein gives rise to the protein MEKTQRIKKVIYYIISIIAAILLFSLVYDVLGFQSRESKNNQTKKLEVSKTARVVANGDILIHDVLYESAQISPGKYDFTPYFEYVKEHISKADLAIGDYEGTISSEYPLAGYPLFNAPIDIADAIKETGYDVVDLAHNHILDSGLAGALNTKEVFKKRGIDSIGVYKKNRNDEEFLIKKVNGIKIAILGYSYGYNGMEGNLSQTEYDSHMSDLDPEKIKKEIKKAEKLADVTIVMPQMGTEYALEPTEDQKLLYRKMVDWGADLILGGHPHVVEPSETITKNGQKKLIIYSMGNFISNQRLETVDDIWTERGLLMDVTFEKKGKHTRIKTAKAHPTMVLAKSKGIYNDKGYELFNYRTLVLEDFIKGGKYRKKIDAKTQEKADIAYKEMTDHVNLNW
- a CDS encoding nucleoside hydrolase produces the protein MVRNLIIDTDPGIDDATAITLALMSPKFQVRLISTIGANVTVDQATTNALKLVAFLEKDVPVARGSEKPLLKELQTVPGIHGVSGMDGYHFPEPKQKALEIHAVEAMRQTILAYPNDITIVSIGAMTNLALLISMYPDIKKNITEIVMMGGAIHGGNTSSLAEFNVASDPHAAAIVFSSGIPLTMIGLDVTEKALFYRDAAIKMKESGPTGQMLYQLFEHYGGPSLDMGMTIHDASTIAYLSQPDLFTTEKRYLRVVTEGLAAGAIITNSHYEPVPKELENVTVCMAVDHKKFEDWILSQFIK
- the rpmA gene encoding 50S ribosomal protein L27; its protein translation is MLKMNLANLQLFAHKKGGGSTSNGRDSQAKRLGAKAADGQTVSGGSILYRQRGTHIHAGENVGRGGDDTLFAKVEGVVRFERKGRDKKQVSVYPVAK
- a CDS encoding ribosomal-processing cysteine protease Prp; the protein is MIKAIFTRHKDGALLSAELTGHAGSGEYGFDIVCAAVSTLAINFINSLELLTKTQASIKVDQVEGGYMKVSIPHDNKENVQLLFESFLLGMTKLSEDSSEFVSTKVI
- the rplU gene encoding 50S ribosomal protein L21: MSTYAIIKTGGKQVKVEVGQAIYVEKIDVEAGAEVTFNEVVLVGGDKTVVGTPVVEGATVVGTVEKQGKQKKVVTFKYKPKKGSHRKQGHRQPYTKVVINAINA
- a CDS encoding CPBP family intramembrane glutamic endopeptidase, with the protein product MRDKLTTLRWFDILVVTIILFTDGIINSTKQYLALLNQTSNLTDNLTFSSGQNYQAFLLQSLLLLMAAAYLYFRRFDFSVLTTKINVKPIVILQAILIFIVASFLMDLSYLISYQLENAIRPSLYHMFSNLDFSLVLYSFLNGFYEEIFFLGICLSVKPDYIKWAFLYSLLIRTSFHTYQGLTAAFSIGLILGTLFYVLYRKLKPENLLPFFLAHAIADMIGLSVIFYFWQ
- the thiI gene encoding tRNA uracil 4-sulfurtransferase ThiI — protein: MNYSEIMVRHGELSTKGKNRMRFINKLKGNIQDILSVYPNITVHSDRDRTHVFLNGTDPQAVIASLKLVFGIQALAPVYKVEKNMPTLISAVQEIMTSLYHDGMTFKISSKRSDHHFELDSRELNQTLGGAVFTVLPEIKAQMKNPDVNLKVEIRDEAAYISHEEIKGAGGLPVGTSGKGMLMLSGGIDSPVAGYLALKRGVDIEAVHFASPPYTSPGALKKAQDLTRRLTRFGGNIQFIEVPFTEIQEEIKNKAPEAYLMTLTRRFMMRITDSLREKRNALVIINGESLGQVASQTLESMQAINAVTATPIIRPVVTMDKLEIIEIAQAIDTFDISIQPFEDCCTIFAPDRPKTNPKLSNVEKYEERFDIEGLVERVVAGIMVTEITPEVANDAVSDLIDDLL
- a CDS encoding DUF6556 family protein: MTSHYSRKNKRPSKSEIPTKHIKAGLTTLQKTIALVGSILSIIVATITITRALHPEREDKKESNTGQPTSTIVKIIEKESSSQQKNDSQTELPSNTGQSSSSLPSETPATQSSPTTSSTPEVPLNPEEAGTSSSSNQSH
- the gorA gene encoding glutathione-disulfide reductase, translating into MTVKNYDYIVIGAGSAGIASANRAAIHGAKVLLIEAKSIGGTCVNLGCVPKKVMWYGAQVADSLTKYAADYGFTSDQLTFDFSRLKANREAYIDRIHQSYRNGFVKNGVELLVGYARFEDKNTVEVSGNLYRAPHILIATGGRPIIPDIPGAELGITSDGFFALDQLPKRTAVVGAGYIAVEIAGVLHSLGSQTHLLVRHDRPLRTFDKDIIASLLSEMSTSGPMLHTYSQVSKVEEAADKSLLVTLANGEILEVDQLIWAIGRKANTENFGLEKLGITLTKNGYIETDSYENTSIPGIYAVGDINGKLALTPVAVAAGRKLSERLFNGKTYDALDYQNVATVIFSHPAIGSVGLSEEAAIAEFGQENIKVYRSSFTSMYTAVTKHRQACQMKLITKGADERVIGLHGIGYGVDEMIQGFAVAIKMGATKADFDQTVAIHPTGAEEFVTMR
- a CDS encoding cysteine desulfurase family protein, with the protein product MIYFDNSATTLPYPEALRTFQEVSQKIFGNPSSLHELGSNATRILQASRKQIADLLGCLPQEVLFTSGGTESDNWALKGIAFEKASFGKHIIVSDIEHPAIKESAKWLETMGFEVFFAPVTKAGFVDLKQLENLIRQDTILVSVMAVNNEIGSIQDIQGISNLLMDKPTISFHVDAVQAIGKIPLNSYLTERVDFASFSGHKFHAVRGVGFLYKKKGKRLTPLLHGGGQEDDLRSTTENVAAIASMAKALRISLEKEEQSLKKLKAMKEVLYKALSDYADVTLFSEMDNFVPNILTFGIKGVRGEVIVHAFENHSVYISTTSACSSKAGKPAGTLISMGIPTQQAETAVRISMDDDNDMSQVEQFLTLFKQIYQKTQKVR